The stretch of DNA AATTTCTGATTCTTCCACATTTGAAGGGTCTGTTGAACCAGCTTTCACGCATTCTGGCCATAGTGgcttccagcacgaattcaatgtTTTAGATTTCATAGAAGACAGAGCCTTTCCTATGAACGTCAGAGCGTCTCTTATCTTAAATTCTTTCCACGCTTGAATTACCGTCATCGTTTCATCGCTTTCAAGCTTTTCGAGGATGTACCGAAGACATTGTTTAATGTACAACTTCTTGAAAGCAGCAATTATTCCTTGATCTTGAGGCTGTAACAAAGAAGTTGTATTCGGTGGAAGAAACACAACTTGAACGTTTGGGTGCTTGATAACTAGGTGTCCTGGAGCGTTATCCAAAATCAAAAGCACGTGGAACTCCAAACCTTTtccttccaagtatgttttcacTTCCGGAATAAACATATCGTAAAACCATTCCTCAAAAACGGCTTTTGTGACCCACGCTTTAGTGTTAGCTTTCCAGTGCACTGGCAGTTTGTTGAAATCAGCCCCCTTCAACGAGCGGGGCGTCATAGCACGATTGATCAATAGCGGTTTCAACATAAGGTCGCCTGAAGCATTACTGCAAAATAACAGGGTAACCCTGTCTTTGGCCGCTTTGAAACCACTGGCATATTGCTCCTGCTGCGTAATGTAGGTACGAGACGGCattcttttccaaaaaagacccgTTTCATCTCCATTGAACACTTGGTCACCATGATACGCACCTTCTTTTATGATCTTAGCGAGCTTTGGAGGAAAACTATTTGCAGCCGAAACATCGGCCGATGCGGATTCACCCTTGATTTTAACGTTGCGAATGGAATTACTACGTATAAAGTTATAAAACCATCCCTTACTCGCGGTAAAGTCTTTCTTTTTACTTGAAGACGGCTCATTCTTCTCTAACCAAAGGTAAAGGCTCAAAGCTTTCTCCCTTATTAATTCCTGATCCAAGGGTATTTTCTTCTGCGCGTGATCTTCGATCCACATATGAAGTGCCTTTTCCATCTTGACCATCAATGGATCTCGTGTATATGATGAGGATTTTGTTGCATAGATAGTGCCCTGAGCTGCTGTCTGTCTGATGCTATCTTGATTCTTTTTAATTGTACGCACAGtcgattcgttgatttttaaattcctGCCGACGTTTGCAACAGATTTCCCATCTTGAAGGGCATCCAAAATATTGAGCTTCATTTCCAAAGAAAGAGACACTCTTGATCTGTTTTTTTTGAAGGCGGTTTTTTGCGAAGCCATTTTAGAGTATGcctttaatcaaaaattttgaatactGCTGACGTCTTCAGCTAACTGTCGAAAAGCGGAACTGCACACGATTACCCCCAAGGTTGGGTAACTCGCTGGGAACTGGCCGAACTCGACCGAACACAAACTGGCTAGACTCTACAACCACCACGGTTCAGGAACTGCACTTTCACTTTAACTTTCACTGCAAGGTTAAATCACGAATAACTTCTTAATGCGATTTCGTCCTTTTATATGTGTTCAGTTCCACACCGAACGAACTGAAGCGACAGCATCTAGCAGCACACATAATTTGCACACGACCCCACAAACCACGAGTACCCCTCCCACAGCGCAACTATGAGCTAGCCATCACCAACACACGCTGTGCCCGActgcataaaaataaaattggttcactccgactgaacggatcagtgaaaaatgcagtgtgaatgatcgcaaaatatactatttcagagtgcgatttaggctGTAACGATGACAATGAGTTCAAATTTGACGATATATTGACGAATACTGTTcggaattgttcagtcatagtgaaccaactctcaaaaaatacatcatttagttcagtcagagcggactttgtacgtataggcagccaaataacagccttttttggcatgatacttgatgtttttttacaactATCATACATCACAGTATTGGCAGAGAGTAGCTCAAacttctgagaacaatattgaacgaaaaaattaaatgctttgtaaattgcagagcattaaactttatgttcgttttctcgaaatcataaaaatgtcacatggcccggtctgacttaacaccgaccatataacaGATAGGTATGCTTTTAGAACAATTCAATGTAGCCAATACATATATAAGATACTGTAGAAACAGTTTGTATACTCTtacatttgaaatttgttgttaaAATAGTAATTTGAGGCAGGGTTAAAATATGCTTCTACGTATTTTGGTCATGCCACCTAACCAAACAGCTCTTTACTTACCACTCGGTTGTTGCACGTTGGACGGAACAACAACTTGTAGCGATTTACAGATAATTCAAAGATAAAACAGGCATAAAATGCGTAAAAACCTACTTGTAACTACTTTCTAGTTGAATCTCTgactgttttttatttatacaataagtatcttcgggagctgggaccgacacttatATTgttcaaacgctcttgatgcgcgctgaatgggAAGCAGAGcacgaaaaaatcggggcttaacgtgttaaatccatcgaaaaatggatgagcAATAAGCGGTAGAATCTGGACATTTTCAATCtgtacccccaacatgttccagAAAGACAAAATCCTATGTTTAAAGGTGCTCCCCGCAGAAACAAgaggagcgctatcgcgcttctccgcactcaaacggttaaacagGTATTTACATGCAATCGGCCAAGGAGCTACCTTCGTGAAGCCTTGTGTCACGCAATATATGCACACAATATGCAATTTGtttgaatatgggttgcattttatatCAATAATTCACTGACTATTAGTTTTTTAcgtgtattttaaaatttagggtggtttatttttacgcggattttggaatttacgcggtttttttttacgcggattttggaatttacgcggtttttttttacgcggattttggaatttacgcggtttttttttacgcggattttggaatttacgcggtttttttttacgcggattttggaatttacgcggtttttttttacgcggattttggaatttacgcggttttttttacgcggttttcgtttacgcggcacgtatcccccgcgtaaaaagcgactccagtgtatatataaaaatgttctgttcgtttgtgtacgcgtcaaaaactcgaaaagtgctgaaccgattgagctcaaagttggacacaatatacaatccacttcaaggagtgttgttacgacataaaaaaaattggaacattggaagaaaaatgattttatatttgattagagtgcgtttctgaaattgagcttctaatgaaaatcgactattcagcaatgaatatgtgttctatgtgatggaaacatattttttccacgtatttgacaaaatcatgaactgatgaactgaaattgtgctTCGAAGTGATtttaaatttatcgatttccctcatctatctctatgtACATAAAAATTTTCTGTTCGTTTATGTGCgcttaaaaactcgaaaagtacgaaaccgattgagctcaaactatgatacaatatacaaaacaaccaaacacatctaggattgttgttacaacataaaaaaaataaaaattcaactcaaccatgcaaccacatgtgccacagcaaagcgtggcagggtacagctagtatttaatatttttaaaacatcTAAGTTTGGTTGAGCTGAGTTTGTGTTGAATTCAGATGTCTGGCAATTATACATAGGGGAAACTGACAGTATTCCTTTTTTGTCTCTCTCCTATCGTGTTTTGGATTTTGTTTGCGTCAGAATCCTATTGAGTATTTCGAGAAAACGTGATCCACAACAGCTAATATATATTGTGTTCCTTTTTGCCCACATAGTATAACTTAGTCACTGCGCATCACGAGAACTTCTGAGCGATCACGTCTCTttcgagagttttttttttgaattgctTTTTTTAtactaaactagctgacccggcaaacttcgtcccgcccaaaatttatttttcgttatcacatccatgttttctcactaagcgttgttcatgggtccaatcgcagaattgttcattgattaaaaaaaaatacctttaaaattaacttttactataaaattcctagtacttctaccaaaactcgtcattacaatatcagattattttcagacacaattctcgttcaagatttttcaaccacttgcaaataaaatgtttctccgttacatggaataaatgtttgataccgaaaatatgaaaGGATAATGACACCCCTAAATCAGAGTGTCAAACcattatagaaacgtttatcaagctctaaaacctctatataccaaatttgattccatttgcttgattagttctcgaggtaTTCAGACCCCTCCTGtagagaggggaaggagtgtcaaaccaccttagaaacattgattgcctcctaaaaccttcacatgccaaatttggttctgtttgcttgattagttcttgagttatgcagaaatttatgcttcatttgtatggcagacccccccaaaagcccctacataccaattttcttatggattggttcagtagtttccgagtccataagaatcagacagacagacagatatccatttttatatatattatatatatttatatatttatatatatatatatatacatatatatatatatatatatatatatatatatatatatatatatatatatatactactactactactactgatTATGTGCAGCATAATTTTAAAATGTACCGGCAGCAGAATCGCCTCTGAATATATGTTCAGGTTAAGTACcatgtttcaaatttaaatttctatGTTTGCATCCGAAAGTTCATAGTAGTAACGCGCGAACAGATCACAAAACTTAACATATACTATTTTCCTGTCGTTTTTTGATGTTTCTTTATGTTGTAGCTCCATGGTTTAAAATACCGTAAGGGGTATATtgcttcaaaaaaaattatatattttccgTTTCAACTAGGTTTCCCTTTTCCTTTCCTCAAGTTTTTGTCGCTTCGTCCTTCCAATCAACTTCTTCACAGGTTCGGCGTCTTTATTCAACATATCCCAGGACTCTCTTATGGCCACTGCAAGAGTAACGTGAAGCTTACTTTCACCGTGAGCAGATGAGTTGCCAGA from Toxorhynchites rutilus septentrionalis strain SRP chromosome 3, ASM2978413v1, whole genome shotgun sequence encodes:
- the LOC129776874 gene encoding tigger transposable element-derived protein 1-like, producing the protein MASQKTAFKKNRSRVSLSLEMKLNILDALQDGKSVANVGRNLKINESTVRTIKKNQDSIRQTAAQGTIYATKSSSYTRDPLMVKMEKALHMWIEDHAQKKIPLDQELIREKALSLYLWLEKNEPSSSKKKDFTASKGWFYNFIRSNSIRNVKIKGESASADVSAANSFPPKLAKIIKEGAYHGDQVFNGDETGLFWKRMPSRTYITQQEQYASGFKAAKDRVTLLFCSNASGDLMLKPLLINRAMTPRSLKGADFNKLPVHWKANTKAWVTKAVFEEWFYDMFIPEVKTYLEGKGLEFHVLLILDNAPGHLVIKHPNVQVVFLPPNTTSLLQPQDQGIIAAFKKLYIKQCLRYILEKLESDETMTVIQAWKEFKIRDALTFIGKALSSMKSKTLNSCWKPLWPECVKAGSTDPSNVEESEILILAHAIGGKGFKDMDSRDVEELLEDTEIEDDELMQSLVTSEPLEDDEDRDIKPCDIEDGNKLADTLVKHFMEKDPCVERAVSFRNDLKLCMLRYNRLNEKTQPTVIDEDDEDFSLPLERRRSRPISSDEEDIATSSNRKHPRVANDSD